From a region of the Tenggerimyces flavus genome:
- a CDS encoding Gfo/Idh/MocA family protein, whose product METVRYQYEYDERIRIAYIGAGDHSYRNVYPTFQYAPIDLRAVCDVRKERAETYARMFGATRAYSDHRAMLEQEELDAVFIVTAYDDATGRVQATDLALDCLRAGLHVWMEKPTAASVAEILELKEAAATAGKFVLTGLKKIFTPAVTKVKEIISSDEFGDVSSISVRYPQSLPPFEQRGDLHAMRGFLDHIYHPGAVLTHLLGPVQRFSYEWEPRNGASVASLRFANGAVGTLHLTAGLAQTSPLERLEVVGHDANVVVDNTVRVTYYRPGARLPYGRTSSFVVDDAVAPLSWEPEFSLGVLYNKNLFYLGYVPEVLHFCESVLSGTAPVKGTLDDALNIMRLFEAYQRTPAGEVVTLEIAKES is encoded by the coding sequence ATGGAGACAGTGCGCTACCAGTACGAGTACGACGAACGGATCCGGATCGCGTACATCGGAGCGGGGGACCACTCCTATCGGAACGTCTATCCGACGTTCCAGTACGCGCCGATCGACCTGCGCGCGGTGTGCGATGTGCGCAAGGAGCGGGCGGAGACGTACGCACGGATGTTCGGCGCGACGCGCGCGTACTCCGACCACCGGGCGATGCTCGAGCAGGAGGAGCTCGACGCGGTGTTCATCGTCACGGCGTACGACGACGCCACCGGGCGGGTGCAGGCGACCGACCTCGCGCTGGACTGCCTGCGAGCGGGACTCCATGTCTGGATGGAGAAACCGACCGCGGCGAGCGTGGCCGAGATCCTCGAGCTCAAGGAGGCGGCTGCGACAGCGGGCAAGTTCGTCCTGACAGGGTTGAAGAAGATCTTCACCCCGGCAGTGACGAAGGTGAAGGAGATCATCTCGTCGGACGAGTTCGGTGACGTGTCATCCATTTCGGTCCGCTATCCGCAGTCGCTGCCGCCGTTCGAGCAGCGCGGCGACCTGCACGCGATGCGCGGGTTTCTCGACCACATCTACCACCCGGGTGCGGTGTTGACGCACCTGCTCGGGCCGGTGCAGCGGTTCTCGTACGAGTGGGAGCCGCGCAACGGTGCCTCGGTGGCGAGCCTGCGGTTCGCCAACGGTGCGGTCGGGACCCTCCATCTGACCGCCGGCCTGGCCCAGACGTCGCCCCTGGAGCGGCTGGAAGTCGTGGGACACGATGCGAACGTCGTGGTCGACAACACCGTTCGGGTGACGTACTACCGCCCCGGCGCGCGACTTCCGTACGGGCGGACCAGTTCTTTCGTCGTGGACGACGCCGTGGCGCCGCTGAGCTGGGAGCCGGAGTTCTCTCTCGGCGTGCTCTACAACAAGAACCTCTTCTATCTCGGCTACGTGCCGGAGGTCCTGCACTTCTGCGAGAGCGTGCTCTCCGGAACCGCGCCGGTGAAAGGTACGCTCGACGACGCGCTGAACATCATGCGACTGTTCGAGGCCTACCAGCGAACACCCGCGGGCGAAGTCGTCACTCTCGAGATTGCGAAGGAATCCTGA
- a CDS encoding carbohydrate ABC transporter permease: MRPRIGNTLLLVVPLTVLTALTFVPFVWVVLSAFKSETEIFGDALGLPAQWRWQNFATVWNEGDFGSYFFNSALIAVAATVLTVAVTCPAGYAFGKLSNARNSWVFYVYVLVLTLPFEAIVVPIFYQMRAMNLVDSRVGLVLVLVAGGVPLGAFLMRNFFRDLPHELVEAATIDGASDWKVFLRVMLPLAKPAVLAVAVFSFLGAWNEYQLALLLLIGENTRTIPLGLVQFQSQYSSDYGALFAGMVLAMIPSILVYVLLQRSFTRGLVAGAVK, from the coding sequence GTGAGACCTCGCATCGGCAACACGCTGCTGCTCGTCGTTCCGCTGACAGTCCTTACGGCGTTGACGTTCGTGCCGTTCGTCTGGGTCGTGTTGAGCGCGTTCAAGAGCGAGACGGAGATCTTCGGCGACGCGCTCGGGCTGCCCGCGCAGTGGCGGTGGCAGAACTTCGCGACGGTGTGGAACGAAGGCGACTTCGGCAGCTACTTCTTCAACAGCGCGCTGATCGCGGTCGCGGCGACGGTGCTGACCGTGGCGGTGACCTGCCCGGCGGGGTACGCGTTCGGCAAGCTGTCGAACGCCCGCAACAGCTGGGTGTTCTACGTCTACGTGCTCGTGCTGACGCTGCCGTTCGAGGCGATCGTGGTGCCGATCTTCTACCAGATGCGGGCGATGAACCTCGTCGACAGCCGCGTCGGGCTGGTCCTCGTACTCGTCGCGGGCGGCGTTCCGCTCGGCGCGTTCCTCATGCGCAACTTCTTCCGCGACCTGCCGCACGAGCTCGTCGAGGCCGCGACGATCGACGGCGCCTCGGACTGGAAGGTGTTCCTCCGAGTGATGCTGCCGCTGGCCAAGCCGGCGGTGCTCGCGGTCGCGGTCTTCAGCTTCCTGGGCGCGTGGAACGAGTACCAGCTCGCGCTGCTGCTGCTCATCGGCGAGAACACGCGGACGATCCCGCTCGGGCTGGTGCAGTTCCAGTCCCAGTACAGCTCCGACTACGGCGCGCTGTTCGCGGGCATGGTGTTGGCGATGATCCCGTCGATCCTCGTCTACGTTCTGTTGCAACGGTCCTTCACCCGTGGCCTGGTCGCGGGCGCCGTCAAGTAG